A genomic segment from uncultured Marinifilum sp. encodes:
- a CDS encoding DUF4286 family protein, whose product MLIYNTSYLFDKELETVFTEWMKTKFIPLLKETSTFSNNYFCKVMVEKDDEGLTYSNQLFFKNKEQLEKYLSSFEPRVKAVFNARFQNQVISFSSLLQEV is encoded by the coding sequence ATGCTAATTTACAATACAAGTTATTTGTTCGATAAAGAATTAGAGACTGTTTTTACAGAATGGATGAAAACGAAGTTTATTCCCTTGTTAAAGGAAACAAGTACTTTTAGTAATAATTATTTCTGTAAGGTTATGGTAGAAAAAGACGACGAAGGATTAACCTATTCGAATCAGCTGTTTTTTAAAAATAAAGAGCAGCTGGAAAAATATTTAAGCAGTTTTGAACCCAGAGTAAAAGCTGTTTTTAATGCCAGATTCCAAAATCAGGTAATTAGTTTCTCTTCCCTTTTACAGGAAGTTTAA
- the ruvC gene encoding crossover junction endodeoxyribonuclease RuvC produces the protein MNKDRIIMGIDPGTNLMGYGLIRVANKKPEILISGFLDLKKIGDPYIKLQKIFQRTLQVIDEYHPDELAIESQFFGKNIQSMLKLGRAQGVAIAAALQRDIPIFEYAPRKIKLAITGTGTASKEQLAIVLQRYFKMKEFPQNADESDAIAIAMCHYFQSNLPTVSGKSSSWSDFIKQNPGRVKK, from the coding sequence TTGAATAAGGATAGAATAATAATGGGGATAGATCCCGGCACCAACTTAATGGGTTATGGTTTAATTCGAGTAGCCAATAAGAAACCTGAAATTTTGATTTCCGGATTTCTCGATTTGAAAAAAATTGGTGATCCGTACATTAAACTGCAAAAAATTTTCCAAAGAACTTTGCAGGTTATCGACGAATATCATCCCGATGAGCTGGCTATTGAATCACAATTTTTTGGTAAAAATATTCAATCGATGTTAAAATTAGGAAGAGCACAGGGAGTAGCTATTGCAGCAGCTTTACAGCGCGATATTCCTATTTTTGAATATGCACCCCGTAAAATTAAGCTTGCAATTACAGGAACAGGAACCGCATCGAAAGAGCAATTGGCAATTGTACTACAACGTTATTTTAAGATGAAAGAATTTCCTCAAAATGCCGATGAATCGGATGCTATTGCCATTGCAATGTGTCATTATTTTCAAAGTAACCTACCTACTGTTTCAGGAAAATCATCTTCTTGGTCGGATTTTATTAAGCAAAATCCTGGTAGGGTAAAGAAATAA
- the greA gene encoding transcription elongation factor GreA gives MSGYSYITAEGLKKLREELEHLETIERPAISKQIGEAIDKGDLSENAEYDAAKEAQGLLEAKIAQLRGVVANSRIIDETKIDTSKVQMMNKVTIKNQKNGAVMTYTLVSESEADFKKGKLSINTPIAKGLIGKKVGEIVDIKVPNGIIPFEIVDISI, from the coding sequence ATGTCTGGATATTCATATATAACAGCAGAAGGTTTAAAAAAATTAAGAGAAGAGTTAGAGCATTTAGAGACAATAGAGCGTCCGGCAATCTCGAAACAAATTGGCGAAGCTATTGATAAAGGCGATTTATCTGAAAATGCAGAGTACGATGCAGCCAAAGAGGCGCAGGGCTTACTAGAAGCAAAAATTGCTCAATTAAGGGGTGTTGTTGCCAATAGCCGAATTATCGACGAAACAAAAATTGATACCTCTAAGGTTCAGATGATGAATAAGGTTACCATTAAAAATCAAAAAAATGGTGCTGTAATGACTTATACATTGGTTTCGGAATCGGAGGCAGATTTTAAAAAAGGAAAACTTTCTATTAACACGCCAATTGCCAAAGGTTTAATTGGTAAGAAAGTTGGTGAGATTGTAGATATTAAAGTGCCCAATGGAATTATTCCTTTCGAAATAGTAGATATTTCTATCTAA
- a CDS encoding tetratricopeptide repeat protein, with protein MRKFLTGIFLFFLVVGIEPTFGQHNIQSASQLAFKYFRDKEYKPASSLFYNLYDATKSKTYFNYYIDCLIQLEEFKDAESYVKKQIKRNPDDKIFMISLGYVYKKSQQEEKSINQYNKVLEKIKPVKSDISSIANAFITKREYNLAIKTYLQGRKLLNQNDLYHIEMANIYLYQRDFEKMVSEYLLAISIDQSLVNSVQNRLQSALLQDIDSSLDPILKNQLLSISQKETGNIAFKELLQWYFMQKKQFRMALVQAQSIDLLKKEDGYRLMGLAVSARSNKDYETAINSFELVLKKGPECSNHLKARIEILETQYLQLHEKKTTTKEKWQELSNNYSVFLQEEQQKSLLSAAIIRHAHILAMFLNKSGEAIEILEEILKQKGIHQQQISKIKMELADIKLFANEKWDAVLLYSQIEKANKNNPIGYEAKFKKARVSYYMGELKWAKAQLDALKGSTSKLIANDAIALSQLISDNTTLDTSYTAMKKYAEAEFLIYQKKETEALNKLDNLLRNHPSHSLIDEVYFKIYEIYYKQGESEKALEKLEIIISDYSDSLLADKALLKKGIIYEEQKNYSLAMECFKKIITDYPDSIFSVKARQRLNKLRKQ; from the coding sequence TTGAGAAAATTTTTGACAGGCATATTCTTATTCTTTCTGGTCGTAGGAATTGAGCCCACATTTGGTCAGCATAATATTCAGTCGGCAAGTCAGTTGGCATTTAAGTATTTTAGAGATAAGGAATATAAACCCGCATCTTCTCTTTTCTATAATTTATATGATGCTACAAAATCGAAAACATATTTCAACTATTATATCGATTGCCTTATTCAGTTAGAAGAATTTAAAGATGCTGAGAGCTATGTGAAAAAGCAGATTAAAAGAAATCCGGATGATAAAATTTTCATGATTTCGCTAGGCTATGTATACAAAAAATCGCAACAAGAAGAAAAATCTATTAATCAGTACAATAAAGTACTTGAAAAAATAAAGCCTGTAAAAAGTGACATTTCCAGCATTGCCAATGCTTTTATCACAAAAAGAGAATACAACTTGGCCATAAAAACCTATTTACAAGGCCGGAAACTTCTGAATCAGAACGATCTGTATCATATCGAAATGGCCAATATTTATCTGTATCAGCGAGATTTTGAGAAAATGGTAAGTGAATATCTTCTGGCAATTTCCATAGATCAAAGTCTGGTAAATTCGGTTCAAAACAGATTACAATCGGCCCTTTTGCAGGATATTGACTCAAGTCTCGATCCTATTTTAAAAAATCAGCTTTTAAGCATAAGTCAAAAGGAAACAGGAAATATTGCCTTTAAAGAATTGCTGCAGTGGTATTTTATGCAGAAAAAACAATTTCGAATGGCTTTAGTACAAGCCCAATCTATCGATTTATTAAAGAAAGAAGATGGTTATCGTTTAATGGGACTTGCTGTATCGGCGCGAAGCAATAAAGATTACGAAACAGCAATAAACAGTTTTGAGCTGGTACTAAAAAAAGGACCAGAATGCAGTAATCACCTAAAAGCTCGAATAGAAATATTGGAAACGCAATATCTACAATTGCACGAAAAGAAAACTACTACGAAAGAAAAATGGCAAGAATTATCGAATAATTACAGCGTATTTTTACAAGAAGAACAGCAAAAATCGCTTTTGAGTGCCGCCATTATACGCCATGCGCATATTTTAGCAATGTTTTTAAACAAATCAGGCGAAGCAATTGAAATTCTCGAAGAAATTTTAAAACAAAAAGGAATACATCAGCAGCAAATTTCGAAAATAAAAATGGAATTAGCAGATATAAAATTATTTGCTAACGAAAAATGGGATGCCGTTCTACTCTATTCTCAAATTGAAAAAGCCAATAAAAATAATCCTATTGGTTATGAAGCGAAATTTAAAAAAGCACGTGTTTCATACTATATGGGAGAACTAAAATGGGCAAAAGCACAGCTTGATGCATTAAAGGGCAGTACATCGAAACTAATTGCCAACGATGCCATAGCACTTTCGCAATTAATAAGCGACAATACAACGCTGGATACTAGCTATACAGCTATGAAAAAATATGCCGAAGCCGAATTTCTTATCTACCAGAAAAAAGAAACTGAAGCCTTAAACAAATTAGATAATTTACTTAGAAATCATCCTTCTCATTCTTTAATTGATGAAGTATATTTCAAGATATATGAAATTTATTATAAACAAGGCGAAAGCGAGAAGGCACTTGAAAAGCTTGAAATAATAATAAGTGATTATTCCGACAGCTTACTTGCCGATAAAGCTCTCCTAAAAAAAGGAATTATATACGAGGAACAAAAAAACTATTCTTTGGCAATGGAATGCTTTAAAAAAATTATTACTGATTATCCGGATAGTATATTTTCTGTTAAAGCAAGACAACGCCTGAACAAATTACGAAAACAATAA
- a CDS encoding DMT family transporter produces MKKQKKAYIYALLAILCWSTVATAFKIALSGMDFLHLLLYSSATAILFLGILQSLKGQLKKNFKITGREYLQSAILGFLNPFLYYLVLLKAYSILPAQFALSLNYIWPVSLVLLSIPLLKQKIGIKNILCILLSFSGVIIIANKGSFSSLQMPNTFGVILALSSSVFWALYWIYNVRDKRESNSKLLLNFLFGFLYILTSILLFSDFNLPEKKHLLAAIYIGIVECGIAYVLWLNAMKLSSSTDKIGNLVFLSPFVSLIFINLFLEESIYLSTLAGLALIIAGIILQKIAQKTN; encoded by the coding sequence TTGAAAAAACAGAAGAAAGCCTATATCTATGCACTTTTGGCCATTTTATGCTGGTCTACAGTTGCTACGGCATTTAAAATTGCCCTTTCGGGTATGGATTTTCTTCACCTTTTACTTTATTCGTCGGCCACTGCCATACTATTTTTAGGCATTTTACAAAGCTTAAAAGGACAGTTGAAAAAAAACTTTAAAATTACAGGTCGCGAATATTTACAGTCAGCAATTTTGGGTTTTCTTAATCCTTTTCTTTACTATCTGGTATTGTTAAAAGCTTATTCTATTTTACCCGCTCAATTTGCCTTAAGCTTAAACTATATTTGGCCGGTTAGCCTGGTACTTTTATCAATTCCCTTACTAAAACAAAAAATTGGGATTAAGAATATACTTTGCATTTTGCTTAGTTTTTCGGGCGTAATAATAATTGCAAATAAGGGTTCATTCTCCAGCTTACAAATGCCAAATACTTTTGGTGTTATTTTAGCTTTATCGAGTTCTGTTTTTTGGGCTTTGTACTGGATATATAATGTTCGCGACAAAAGAGAATCCAATTCGAAATTATTACTAAACTTTTTATTTGGCTTTCTCTATATCCTTACAAGTATACTTTTGTTTTCGGACTTTAATTTACCAGAAAAAAAACACTTGCTGGCAGCCATTTACATTGGAATTGTAGAGTGTGGTATTGCATACGTACTTTGGCTTAATGCAATGAAACTTAGCTCATCGACAGATAAAATTGGCAATCTTGTTTTTCTTAGTCCGTTTGTCTCTCTAATTTTTATTAATCTTTTTCTCGAAGAATCTATCTATCTTAGTACTCTTGCAGGATTAGCCCTAATAATAGCAGGTATTATTTTGCAGAAAATTGCACAAAAAACAAATTAA
- a CDS encoding HIT family protein: MASIFTKIIQGEIPCHKIAESDKYFAFLDISPLAKGHTLVVPKQEVDYIFNLEDDILSGLNLFAKKVAKAVEKSVECKRIGVAVIGLEVPHTHIHLVPINNIGDLSFDNPKLSLSQEEMAEIAESIRKNME; encoded by the coding sequence ATGGCTTCAATTTTCACAAAAATTATTCAAGGTGAGATTCCTTGTCATAAAATTGCAGAAAGTGATAAGTATTTTGCTTTTCTGGATATTAGCCCATTGGCAAAAGGTCATACTTTAGTGGTTCCAAAGCAGGAAGTAGATTATATTTTTAATTTGGAAGATGATATTTTAAGTGGCTTAAATCTATTTGCTAAGAAAGTTGCTAAAGCAGTCGAAAAAAGTGTCGAGTGCAAGAGAATTGGTGTAGCCGTAATTGGTTTGGAAGTTCCTCATACTCACATTCATTTAGTGCCGATTAATAATATTGGCGACTTAAGTTTCGACAATCCAAAACTGAGCTTAAGTCAGGAGGAAATGGCCGAAATTGCAGAATCAATCCGTAAAAATATGGAATAA